One Candidatus Bathyarchaeota archaeon DNA window includes the following coding sequences:
- a CDS encoding YkgJ family cysteine cluster protein, whose translation MPLSNFDLKRILKLGYKLECFAVKTDGEWRLKNNSGRCAFLIAEGCGIYPHRPEGCRLYPLVYDENLEKAVIDPLCPYGHLFKVQKNDVERLKTLLEKLTEIRF comes from the coding sequence ATGCCTCTCTCCAATTTTGATTTAAAGAGGATTCTGAAGCTTGGATACAAACTTGAATGCTTTGCAGTGAAAACAGATGGAGAATGGCGTTTAAAGAATAACTCTGGACGATGTGCTTTTCTCATAGCAGAGGGCTGTGGAATATATCCCCATCGACCTGAAGGATGCAGGCTATACCCACTAGTCTATGATGAAAACCTAGAAAAAGCGGTGATCGATCCCCTCTGTCCCTACGGTCACCTATTTAAGGTTCAAAAGAACGATGTCGAAAGATTAAAAACCCTCTTAGAAAAACTCACTGAAATAAGGTTCTAA
- a CDS encoding mechanosensitive ion channel — MFPEIPYPYSTILEIAITIIVAAISERVVTRYLKRFSKRRELPPEVGNGLVLIARFLIIVGAVITLFRVGGLSTEWFTAISALAGAAIGFSSTKTLGNFIAGLYILIARPFRVQDYVSIAGTEGIVKEITINYTKILTPGNTTVSMTNQKILDQDIINYRYKSGKSRLYCYSFELSFDHSLPTNKLEKTFDKVIKRYEEKLPRKPEYGMTKLTRLERHYMFYLYFKNPKDIFTQQPTFLKEITKAWDKAKASSSS; from the coding sequence ATGTTTCCTGAAATCCCATATCCATACTCAACCATTCTTGAAATTGCTATCACCATTATTGTTGCAGCGATTTCGGAGCGTGTTGTCACAAGGTACTTGAAACGTTTTTCTAAGCGGAGAGAGTTGCCGCCAGAAGTTGGAAACGGCTTGGTATTGATCGCTCGGTTTCTGATCATAGTAGGAGCAGTCATCACGCTTTTCAGGGTTGGAGGGTTGTCCACTGAGTGGTTCACGGCGATTTCAGCGCTCGCAGGCGCAGCGATTGGCTTCTCCTCAACCAAAACGCTTGGAAACTTTATTGCAGGTTTATACATACTCATTGCGCGACCGTTTCGAGTGCAAGACTACGTTTCCATAGCTGGTACTGAAGGCATCGTCAAAGAAATAACAATTAATTACACAAAGATTTTGACACCTGGAAACACGACGGTCTCTATGACTAACCAGAAAATCTTGGATCAAGACATCATCAATTATCGGTACAAAAGTGGAAAGTCTCGCCTCTACTGCTACAGTTTTGAACTAAGCTTTGACCACTCTTTGCCGACGAATAAACTGGAAAAAACCTTTGACAAGGTGATTAAACGATACGAGGAAAAGCTTCCGAGAAAACCTGAGTATGGGATGACTAAACTGACTAGGCTGGAAAGACACTATATGTTCTATCTTTACTTCAAAAACCCCAAAGACATTTTCACCCAGCAGCCCACATTTCTGAAAGAGATAACCAAAGCATGGGACAAAGCAAAGGCTTCAAGTTCCAGTTAA
- a CDS encoding glycosyltransferase, protein MIDIKPPIKLDHLKALTDDTGILQHTKYSIPNRKEGYTTDDNARALVVCIKFLQLHGDSKVNKLANTYLSFLFHMQRPDGKFRNLLSYDRGFLNDMGSEDCIGRSLWACGYAILPNLSKGIRTTSKEIFDKGFRHASSFKSLRAKAFTILGLCYYYEAFPHDPNLSKSIVSLTEQLLDNYQRVSSSDWCWFEPYLTYVNARLSQALFRAYGIIGDERYLQVAKESFDFLVEVQVIDEKFVPIGNKGWYKKGGQRATYDQQPIEASSMVEAALTAFQLTNEEMYQRVAYIAFEWFLGKNTQNVRVYDPTTGACYDGVNPQGLNLNQGAEATISYLLARLELETLSQ, encoded by the coding sequence GTGATAGATATTAAACCGCCAATCAAACTAGATCATCTTAAAGCCTTGACGGATGACACCGGCATCCTTCAGCACACCAAATATTCGATTCCAAACAGAAAGGAAGGCTATACTACAGACGACAACGCCCGTGCACTAGTTGTCTGCATAAAATTCCTTCAGCTTCATGGTGATTCCAAAGTAAACAAGCTAGCTAATACGTATTTAAGTTTCTTGTTTCATATGCAAAGACCCGACGGCAAATTTCGCAATCTATTAAGTTATGATCGTGGCTTCCTCAATGACATGGGGTCAGAAGATTGCATTGGACGATCTCTCTGGGCCTGTGGATATGCTATTTTACCTAATCTTTCTAAGGGCATTAGAACTACATCGAAAGAGATCTTTGACAAAGGCTTTCGACACGCATCGAGCTTTAAGAGTCTTAGGGCCAAAGCCTTTACAATTCTGGGTCTTTGCTACTATTATGAAGCCTTCCCCCATGACCCCAATCTTTCCAAGAGCATAGTGTCATTGACTGAGCAATTGCTGGACAACTATCAGCGAGTATCTTCTTCTGATTGGTGTTGGTTTGAACCATATCTTACATATGTTAATGCGCGTTTATCGCAAGCTCTTTTTAGAGCCTACGGCATCATTGGAGATGAAAGATACCTTCAGGTAGCGAAGGAATCCTTTGACTTTCTTGTTGAAGTTCAGGTAATTGATGAGAAATTCGTCCCAATCGGTAACAAAGGATGGTACAAGAAGGGTGGTCAGAGAGCCACATACGACCAACAACCAATTGAGGCATCGTCCATGGTAGAAGCAGCTCTGACTGCCTTTCAGCTAACTAACGAGGAGATGTATCAAAGGGTAGCATACATTGCTTTTGAATGGTTTTTGGGAAAGAACACACAGAATGTAAGGGTCTACGACCCGACCACAGGTGCCTGTTATGACGGTGTTAATCCTCAAGGGTTGAATCTGAATCAAGGCGCCGAAGCTACCATATCCTATCTCCTGGCTCGCCTGGAATTGGAAACCCTAAGCCAATAA
- a CDS encoding YHS domain-containing protein, which yields MRNKTMPRDPVCGAVLNEKTAKFKIKHEGENYYFCSVKCKKRFKRNRRKFVK from the coding sequence ATGAGGAACAAGACGATGCCTAGAGACCCTGTTTGCGGCGCGGTTCTGAACGAAAAAACAGCTAAATTTAAGATCAAGCATGAAGGAGAAAATTACTATTTCTGTAGTGTGAAATGCAAGAAGAGATTCAAAAGGAATCGAAGGAAGTTTGTAAAGTAG
- the fen gene encoding flap endonuclease-1, producing the protein MGVNLTPIIIKKTIRLEDLRGKNLAVDANNTLYQFLSLIRTPDGTPLKDSNGHITSHLTGLMSRSTHLIHNYGINLIFVFDGKPPPLKEQEILKRRELREKATKEWKKALETKDYATAFSKAVMTSRLTKPLIDDAKQLLKLLGIPYVQAPSEAEAQTAYMAARGDVWASSSRDYDALLFGSPRLLRYLTISGKEFLPSKGVSRPLKPELIDLKKLLAYHELTHKQLIDLAILIGTDFNKGVKGIGPKTALKLLKKHGNIEKLPNNVRSKVPEHYNEVRKIFLKPNITSDYTLKYGKLDEKNLYQFLCNQRDFSKKRVETVVQRMKKFYSTKKQTSLKKWVAITD; encoded by the coding sequence TTGGGAGTCAACCTCACACCCATCATAATCAAAAAAACAATACGTTTAGAAGACCTCAGAGGCAAAAACCTTGCAGTAGACGCCAACAACACACTATATCAATTCTTATCGTTAATTCGAACACCAGACGGAACACCCCTAAAAGACTCAAACGGACACATCACTTCCCACCTCACAGGACTCATGTCCCGCTCCACACATCTAATACACAATTACGGAATTAACCTAATCTTCGTTTTTGACGGAAAACCCCCACCACTCAAAGAACAAGAAATCCTAAAGAGACGAGAACTCCGAGAAAAGGCTACAAAAGAATGGAAAAAAGCACTTGAAACTAAAGACTACGCCACAGCTTTCTCCAAAGCAGTTATGACAAGCCGCTTAACAAAACCATTAATTGATGACGCAAAACAACTCCTCAAACTCCTCGGAATACCTTATGTTCAAGCACCCAGCGAGGCCGAAGCTCAAACAGCCTACATGGCTGCAAGAGGCGACGTTTGGGCATCAAGCAGCCGTGACTACGACGCTCTCCTTTTCGGATCACCCCGCCTCTTAAGATATCTCACAATCTCAGGAAAAGAGTTTCTACCCAGCAAGGGAGTTTCTCGACCATTGAAACCAGAACTCATCGACTTGAAGAAACTTCTGGCCTATCATGAACTCACTCATAAACAACTCATAGACCTCGCAATCTTGATTGGAACCGACTTTAACAAAGGAGTGAAAGGAATAGGCCCCAAAACAGCCTTAAAACTATTGAAGAAACATGGCAACATAGAGAAACTACCCAACAACGTTAGGTCAAAGGTCCCTGAACACTACAATGAAGTTCGAAAAATCTTCCTAAAACCCAACATCACATCCGACTACACTCTTAAATATGGAAAACTCGACGAAAAGAACCTCTATCAATTTCTCTGCAACCAACGAGACTTCTCTAAAAAACGTGTAGAAACTGTTGTTCAAAGAATGAAGAAGTTTTACTCAACCAAAAAACAAACCAGCTTAAAAAAATGGGTCGCTATAACTGACTAG
- a CDS encoding DNA-binding protein, with translation MKIKELRNGMRKVNVVAKVTEKSDTREVQSRYKNETYQVADALVSDDTGTIKLTLWNEQIGQVNVDDTVKIENGYITSFRGEIQLNVGKYGTLNVT, from the coding sequence TTGAAAATTAAAGAGTTGAGAAATGGAATGAGGAAAGTAAATGTCGTAGCAAAGGTAACCGAAAAATCAGATACTCGCGAAGTTCAGTCAAGGTATAAAAATGAGACATACCAAGTTGCGGACGCTCTCGTTAGCGATGACACTGGTACAATAAAGCTAACCCTGTGGAACGAACAAATCGGTCAAGTTAACGTTGACGACACAGTCAAGATTGAAAACGGATATATTACTTCGTTCAGAGGAGAGATCCAACTAAACGTAGGGAAATACGGAACCCTAAACGTCACATAG
- a CDS encoding glycosyltransferase: protein MQTSKQKLSLFNVDEKRIAYVSTYPPRECGIASYTKDLVDAIDGLHEFKSSVVIAINEKGGIYKYDRRVRFQIERDSIDDYVQAVRYVNLSEVDLINLQHTFGLFGGEWGEYINSFLEDLQKPVVTTLHTIVPNFGPTAQTVLESIAYHSASIVVMTTTALQLLKSCNIKREKIDVIPHGCPDVPFVTSERPKTSLGLRNRIVLSTFGLINRRKGIQHTIRALPSLVKKEPRILYLIIGETHPEVRKTEGERYRKRLMRLVDELQLGKHVRFYNRFIPKRELIRYLQATDIYITPYVGRNQISSGTLVYALGTGKAIISTPYLHAEEALADGRGLLCKFRSPSSIAECINRLIEDTELRFSLERKAYAYSRNFTWPKVAEKYVKLFNHLLED from the coding sequence ATGCAAACATCCAAGCAGAAACTCTCCCTTTTCAATGTCGATGAAAAAAGGATTGCTTATGTAAGCACTTATCCGCCGCGAGAGTGTGGTATAGCAAGCTACACGAAGGATCTGGTCGATGCCATAGATGGGCTTCACGAGTTTAAATCATCAGTGGTTATCGCGATAAATGAGAAGGGGGGAATCTACAAGTATGATAGGAGAGTTAGATTTCAAATTGAACGAGACTCTATTGATGATTACGTCCAAGCCGTTCGCTACGTTAATCTATCTGAAGTTGATTTAATAAATCTCCAACACACATTCGGTCTTTTTGGAGGAGAGTGGGGGGAATACATTAATTCGTTTTTGGAGGATCTTCAGAAACCAGTAGTAACTACGCTCCATACTATTGTGCCAAACTTTGGACCAACTGCTCAAACAGTTTTGGAAAGTATTGCATACCATAGCGCGTCAATCGTCGTCATGACGACAACAGCTCTGCAACTATTAAAAAGCTGTAATATTAAACGTGAAAAAATCGATGTTATCCCACATGGTTGTCCCGATGTTCCATTTGTTACCAGCGAAAGGCCAAAAACTTCTCTTGGTCTGAGAAATAGGATAGTTTTGTCTACTTTTGGACTGATAAACCGTAGAAAGGGTATTCAACATACTATTCGAGCGCTCCCTTCCCTCGTTAAGAAAGAACCAAGAATTCTTTACCTCATAATTGGAGAGACTCATCCGGAAGTAAGGAAAACTGAGGGCGAGCGTTATCGGAAGAGGTTGATGAGGTTAGTTGATGAACTCCAATTGGGGAAACATGTGAGGTTCTACAATCGTTTTATCCCCAAACGGGAACTAATTAGGTATCTCCAAGCAACAGATATCTACATTACTCCATACGTCGGTCGGAATCAGATTAGCAGTGGAACGCTCGTCTATGCTTTAGGAACTGGTAAGGCTATTATATCGACACCGTACCTTCATGCTGAAGAGGCTTTGGCGGATGGACGAGGATTACTATGCAAGTTTAGAAGTCCTAGTTCAATCGCTGAATGCATAAACAGGCTTATAGAAGATACAGAACTAAGGTTTAGTTTGGAAAGGAAAGCTTATGCTTATAGTAGAAACTTTACCTGGCCAAAAGTTGCAGAAAAATATGTTAAATTGTTCAATCATCTCCTTGAAGATTAA
- a CDS encoding CBS domain-containing protein has translation MKKLKVRDLKIENVITTKEETTIEDAIRILYKKHIGALVITDDKRKCKGIFTERDALRSVVGKIPPDKHLRNVMSKNVITISEDASFAQAKRLMILHHIRHLPVVDKKGFLVGMLTLRRILDELVGMPTVKS, from the coding sequence TTGAAAAAGTTGAAGGTTCGAGATCTAAAGATAGAGAATGTAATAACAACAAAAGAGGAGACGACAATTGAAGATGCTATTAGAATTCTTTACAAAAAACATATCGGGGCACTGGTGATAACCGACGATAAAAGAAAATGCAAGGGAATATTTACAGAACGAGATGCCCTCAGAAGCGTGGTCGGGAAGATTCCTCCAGACAAGCACCTAAGAAATGTCATGTCAAAAAATGTCATAACAATAAGTGAAGACGCTTCATTTGCGCAGGCTAAGAGGCTTATGATCTTACATCACATACGACATCTTCCAGTAGTGGACAAAAAAGGATTCTTGGTAGGAATGTTGACATTAAGGAGAATCTTGGATGAACTCGTCGGAATGCCGACAGTCAAGAGTTAA
- the gap gene encoding type I glyceraldehyde-3-phosphate dehydrogenase, with protein MKVAINGFGRIGRLLYRAALETKTDIDFAVVNDLTDAKTLAHLLKHDTTHGPLPFGVTVKNGNIIVDGQKLTVLAQRDPAKLPWKQMDVYLVVESTGRFRKREDAAKHLQAGAKKVLVSAPMSPAKSADLTVVYGVNDDKYDPKSHHIISLASCTTNCVSPVAKVLNDKFGIKAGLMTTIHAVTNDQRLLDMQHRDLRRARSAAFNMIPTTTGAAVAATLTLPELEGKMNGLALRVPIPDGSIVDFVTTLKRDVTKEEVNAAFKEAAQKELKGILDYSEEPLVSSDIIHNPYSAIVDGLSTMVIGNLVKVLAWYDNEWGYSVKMVRMIEKICKMAK; from the coding sequence ATGAAAGTTGCCATAAACGGATTCGGAAGAATAGGAAGACTCCTATACAGAGCAGCCCTAGAAACAAAAACAGACATAGACTTTGCAGTCGTAAACGATCTGACAGATGCAAAAACCCTAGCACACTTACTGAAACACGACACAACCCACGGACCATTACCATTCGGCGTAACAGTTAAAAACGGAAACATCATAGTCGACGGCCAAAAGCTAACCGTTCTAGCACAACGAGACCCAGCAAAATTACCATGGAAACAAATGGACGTCTATCTGGTCGTGGAATCTACAGGAAGATTCCGAAAAAGAGAAGACGCAGCAAAACATCTTCAAGCAGGAGCCAAAAAAGTACTAGTCTCAGCTCCAATGAGCCCAGCTAAAAGTGCAGACCTAACCGTAGTTTACGGCGTAAACGACGACAAATACGACCCAAAAAGCCACCACATAATCTCCCTGGCCTCATGCACAACAAACTGTGTATCGCCAGTAGCCAAAGTGCTAAACGACAAATTCGGCATCAAAGCCGGACTCATGACAACAATCCACGCAGTCACCAACGACCAACGCCTACTCGACATGCAACACAGAGATCTAAGAAGAGCCAGATCAGCAGCCTTCAACATGATACCAACAACGACAGGAGCAGCAGTAGCCGCCACCTTAACATTACCAGAGCTTGAAGGAAAAATGAATGGGCTCGCCTTGCGAGTTCCAATACCAGACGGCTCAATAGTCGACTTCGTCACTACACTGAAAAGAGACGTCACGAAAGAGGAAGTCAACGCCGCGTTCAAAGAAGCCGCCCAAAAAGAACTGAAAGGAATCTTAGACTACAGCGAAGAACCCCTAGTATCATCAGATATCATACACAACCCATACTCCGCCATCGTAGACGGCCTTTCCACAATGGTCATCGGAAACCTAGTCAAAGTCCTCGCATGGTACGACAACGAATGGGGCTACTCAGTCAAGATGGTACGAATGATAGAAAAAATCTGCAAGATGGCCAAGTAA
- a CDS encoding TRAM domain-containing protein: protein MPRRLSEKPRHVRPRRKHKRERKFNAIPFQPVPVRKGQEIDVVINDIGTRGDGIARIQNFLIFVPQVKVGERVKVKIVSVGKKFAIAEKINRQEETF from the coding sequence ATGCCGAGAAGGCTTTCAGAAAAACCAAGGCACGTAAGACCGAGACGCAAACATAAGAGAGAACGGAAGTTCAATGCTATACCTTTTCAACCAGTTCCAGTTAGAAAAGGGCAAGAAATCGACGTGGTCATAAATGACATTGGCACAAGAGGCGACGGAATAGCGAGAATACAGAACTTTCTAATATTTGTACCTCAAGTGAAGGTCGGGGAGCGTGTGAAGGTGAAAATCGTGAGTGTTGGCAAAAAATTTGCCATCGCGGAAAAAATAAACAGACAGGAGGAAACGTTTTGA
- a CDS encoding N-acetyltransferase, with amino-acid sequence MQIVKEPRGHQTLYRLVDNLDCMLGRAITSETTEEVRLHEIYVKPEHRGKGYGSTLMQAILNGDKTKLITLCTGFTNIPFFKQHDFEVTETRDSLVLMSRKTLTPKIQ; translated from the coding sequence ATGCAGATTGTCAAGGAACCACGTGGACACCAAACGCTCTACCGACTTGTAGACAATCTAGATTGTATGCTAGGTCGAGCAATAACCTCAGAAACCACTGAAGAAGTCAGACTACACGAAATCTACGTAAAGCCTGAACATCGCGGAAAAGGCTACGGAAGTACACTCATGCAAGCAATCCTCAACGGAGACAAAACAAAACTGATAACATTATGCACAGGATTCACAAACATTCCATTCTTCAAACAACACGACTTTGAAGTAACAGAAACCCGTGACAGCCTAGTTCTTATGAGCAGAAAAACGCTAACCCCCAAGATACAGTAA
- a CDS encoding glycosidase, protein MKRFQGNPILKPVSEHAWEARAVFNAAALYVGGRVHILYRAVGNDGVSRLGYASSLDGLHIEERLSSAVFEPANHIEKDGCEDPRLTLLGEQIIVAYTALRDRISNAHQIALTSIAIDDFTTKRWNWRERWTPFAGVRNKDAAILPRKIGGRYVMFHRIDPDICVAYSDDLQHWSHIKAIIGPRMGKWDCWKVGAAGPPIEIDEGWLFIYHGASFERVYRLGALLLDKGDPERVLYRSETPILEPTTDYERFGRVPNVVFSCGAILMDDQLLMYYGGADSVVCVATYDLSELIL, encoded by the coding sequence ATGAAGAGATTTCAAGGAAACCCAATTCTTAAACCAGTATCAGAACATGCGTGGGAGGCACGTGCAGTTTTTAATGCTGCCGCTCTTTATGTCGGTGGACGAGTCCACATTCTGTATCGTGCTGTTGGTAATGATGGGGTTTCTCGACTTGGCTATGCCTCTTCATTGGATGGTCTCCATATTGAAGAACGACTATCATCTGCTGTTTTTGAGCCAGCAAACCATATCGAAAAAGATGGTTGTGAGGACCCTCGACTAACTTTGCTGGGTGAACAGATCATTGTGGCCTATACAGCATTACGTGATCGTATTTCAAATGCGCATCAGATCGCTTTGACATCCATTGCAATCGACGATTTTACTACCAAGCGGTGGAATTGGAGAGAAAGATGGACGCCATTTGCAGGTGTTCGAAACAAAGATGCCGCGATTCTCCCTCGCAAAATTGGCGGTCGTTATGTTATGTTCCATCGTATAGATCCAGACATTTGTGTAGCATACTCTGATGATCTCCAGCATTGGTCTCACATAAAGGCAATAATAGGACCTAGAATGGGAAAGTGGGACTGTTGGAAAGTAGGGGCCGCCGGCCCACCAATAGAGATAGACGAAGGTTGGCTCTTCATATATCACGGCGCTAGCTTTGAGAGAGTATATCGGCTTGGTGCTCTCCTTCTTGATAAGGGCGACCCCGAAAGAGTGCTGTACCGTTCTGAAACGCCGATTTTAGAGCCCACCACAGACTATGAGCGATTTGGAAGAGTGCCCAATGTTGTCTTTAGCTGCGGAGCGATTCTGATGGACGATCAACTCCTTATGTACTATGGAGGCGCCGACTCAGTTGTATGTGTAGCTACGTACGATTTGAGTGAGCTAATACTTTAA
- a CDS encoding TRAM domain-containing protein: MSYERGERRGFAPRFPPKPVEVGKEYDVEIEETSRRGEGVARIKGLVCFVSNAKPGEHVRIKITRISRRFAEAEVVGKAEEKVEAETVVEAKEGETE; encoded by the coding sequence ATGAGTTATGAAAGAGGAGAGCGCAGAGGATTTGCCCCACGATTTCCCCCAAAACCTGTTGAGGTAGGAAAAGAATACGATGTGGAAATTGAAGAGACCAGCCGTCGAGGCGAAGGCGTTGCGCGAATCAAGGGACTTGTGTGCTTCGTTTCAAATGCCAAACCTGGTGAGCATGTGCGGATAAAGATAACGAGGATAAGTCGAAGATTCGCTGAAGCAGAAGTGGTTGGAAAAGCGGAGGAAAAAGTGGAAGCGGAAACAGTAGTGGAAGCAAAGGAAGGCGAAACTGAGTAG